The Aspergillus luchuensis IFO 4308 DNA, chromosome 6, nearly complete sequence genome segment CTTCCCATCATTCTCCATATATACCACCTACCATATAACCCCGGACAAGAATCCCAGTACTATTATTCTACTTTTATTCctatccaatccaatccaatccaaccctaAAAATCACCCCTCACTAGTTACAACCAAAAATAACACTCATAACCATGGatctcaccacctccacctcatcccccaccaccgccgcccccgAACCCATCACCGGCAGCTGCCTCTGCGGCGGCATCCAATACGAAGTAACCGGCGAACCCATGAAACGAGTAATGTGCCACTGCGAAAACTGCCGGAAGTTCACAGGCTCCAGCTTTATGGCCAACAGCTTTATGAAAGAATCTGTTAgccccactccctccccacaatctccctctcttcaacacatcttctttttataatttctaagcTAATGGTGTGTCAGCAACTAACCATCAAATCCGGCGAATCACTCATCCAAAGCTTCAAAGACACGAAAGTGGACTCCGGAAATACATTGGAACGACGCTTCTGTCGCGTCTGTGGATCACCCGTGTATGTGACGAGTAGTCGGGCCGAGGGGTTCGTGGTTGTGCCGTCCGGTAcgatggatggggaggcgGGCAGGAAGTGGAGGCCTGAGGTGGAGTTTTGGTgtaaggagaggagggagtatttgccggtggtggaggggacGCAGGCTTTGGAGATGGATTAGTGGGTTGTCTCTCTTGAGGGATGTGAGTAgcggggggggggggatgggggttggAGGGCGTTGTGAGGGAGAGATGatattctttgtttttttttttttttttttattgggAGGGTGGGGTGTGTATAGATGGGCTAGATTGTGTATTTGGTTACCTGGGATTGATGACGGCATATCTTGGAAATACGGCTTCAGAAATATCAACAGAGGAGAGACAACCATGTCACTGTCAGGTAGAAGACGGGGAACGGATTAAGCTTGACTGCTGTGAGAATGATGACTGGTCAATGCGGTCAGAGTGAtgtttttatcttttctccTAAGCATTAATGCACCGATCCTCTACGAACTATGCTCAAGAGTAAAAGCGATGCTGAAAAGAAAGTTCATATATGCTATTAAATTGAGCATCGCTAACAGACGGACTCAATAGGCCCGACAGGATTAATTTCACATCATAGTACAGTTCCCTCCATTTAGACTAGCCCAGAATCCATAGACTGTTTACTGCTCCAGGGTAGAGCATCCGAGAGCCAGAAGACCGTTCTACACTGTCGTTAGCCTGACATCATCCCTCCGTAGGAGAAAACTTACCAAAAGGTTGATCTCAGTGCAGCACTGAGGTTCCGACGAGCAGCTGTCGTCGTAGTCCTTGCCTGTATTTTCGTTAGTAAACAGACATCCAATATTGCAAAGTAGAGTAGCTGGTAACGTACAAAGAAGACCGATGGAGCCAACAATGTTGGAAGCATCAATACCCAGGTCCAAGAGGATAGGGTCGACAAGAGGGTCAAGAGGAGTGGTGAGGGAGCCACAGCACAGAATGGGAGGAACGCATTGTGCCTCCGTGACGGTGCTAATGGTGCCATCAGAGGTGCCCCGCTGAGCGGCCACCTCCTTCACCTGAGACTCAAGAGACGCAGTGCTGTCCTGAGCGGCGGGGACGGccacggcggtggtggcgaTGGCCAAGATGGAGAGAGCGGTGGTGAACTGCattgtgatgatggtgatggactTGCAAAGAGGCAGGAGAATGAGTGTCGCTGGTATTGTAGTAGAATGTCTTTGTATTCTAGTGTTCAGCTTTTGTCTGATGTTGGAGAATTTGTAGAGGAAGTCAAGCGTCCTTTATAGGTTTGAGCAGAGGTCAATTACTAAGGATCAAATTCAAATCATAGCATTGAGCTGAACGTCAAAGTTGTATAGTTCCATGGAAATTCCCAATCAAATGCCTGATGGTTATCTCGAGTCATTCGTTCAGTCACACTCGGTCGAGAGGACCGATGGACATTGCCTCAAAAGCCAGTCGCATGTTGATAGATTCGATGCTGGGCAAACTAAGAATTGTGGCCGGTTTCCGGAAGCTGCAGTATGGAAGGCTAAGCCGAAGGATCTCCGGAGAAAGGATGCCCAGTCATAGTCTGTGGCACCTTGTTCCCCTGCAGGTACCGCTGCAAGCGAGGGACCCTGTGGAGAAGTCGATCGATCATTCCCCATTCTGGGGAAGACCGTACCTGCATGGGAGAGTTAGAAATCCAATAGTTCGGAATCTGGGACCAGCTGAAAAGCGCCTGCCTGTCAAGGAACGCCGTCTTATCAGTTGAACCAAAATAGCCCTCAATCTGGTGGCGAATCAGACACAACCCTGGCCATCCAAGGACAAGAGGCATGCGCGATAGCCGGACAGAAATCAAGAAGCTATAGAAGAACTAGTTGCTTCTCGGGGGTTTAGAAGAGCGTTTCACTGCATTCAGGTCGCTTATCCTCAGGTACTAGTGAAGTTCGTATCTAATATCGCAAGGGCAGGCAGTCTTAGACAGTCTTGATGATTCCCTTTCAGCAACCGAGGATCTTCATGGACAGGAACAGGGCCCATATCGAGCCTCAATCCCTGATCGAACACCCCGATCTCAGCTGGATCTCAGAAACATCACTCTCAGCCTTGCAATTGGGGGCACTGATAGACGATCCTTTACGTAAATCCACATTGGGTATAGAGCCAAGCGCTCAGATAGCAGATCCTATTGACATGTTCGCCGGATGAAATAGAGTTCGCATGGGATCGGAGATTTAACCGGACTGAGGGATGGGGGAAGCCAATAGTTAGTTGAGCAATTAGTAAATTCATTGTCGATCTATCAAGTATGTTGTCATGCATTCAATTACATGAGAGATAAGCGGGCATAACTTGaatttggatgatgataagCCAAAAGCAATTCCACTGGAGAACCGTAGATAGCGTGCATAACATATAATGCAATACTACCTTACTCATCACGCATGTGATTACTGCATAGTTGTTATGCAGTCACCTGACTGTTATCGTATCTGTGGCGGTGCATGCGGCTCGTGCCAAGCCTTGTTGCGCCACAGACTCGCGACACAAAAAGTGCAAAGTCGAAAGTGAAGCCCAAGTCGGTCAATATCCGCCGTCTGcgatcctcccctcccatcttccccagacTCTCCCCGCtgggtttttttttctctttcctctataatttctattatctgAGGGCCATCCCTAAGTCAGACATCATGGCTCCCATCTCTATCGCAGACATCGTCGCCGCTCTGCCGGCCGAAGACACCTGGGGCCCCGCTACCGCCAGCGACAACATGCTGCAGGGCGTCCCCTACGCTCCCTTCTCCAAGGGTGACAAGCTGGGCCGTATGGCTGACTGGACTGCTGAGTCCAAGGACCCTAACCGTGCCGGTCGCCAGGCCTACAACCGCAACTACAGAGGTATACCATATCCTAATATATCCAGCCAAGCCAAGACAAAGCAACTAACTCTGTTTCCTCCAGACCAGCAAGTCTATGGTGCCGGTTCCTCCAGCCTCTTCGCCGTCCAGGTCGCCGAAGACgaatcctccttctccgttGTTGACAACACCCGCAGTTCCGCTAAGCGTACCTTCGGTCGTGGCGGTGGTACCGTCTTCCGTGGCCGCGCCCAGCGCGGTGGTGCTCAGCGCGGTGGTCGCGCTGGCTTCCAGCGTGTGGGTGCTGGCCGTGGCCAGGGTGGTGACCGCTACTACGACAACCGCTCTGGCGGCCGTGGTAACCGTGGCCGTCGCTTCGGCTGGAAGGACTACGACAAGCCCCAGCGCACCCGTGAGCCCTCGGTCAACGTCCGCCCCGACTGGAACatgctggaggaggttgactTCAGCCGTCTGTCCAAGCTGAACCTCGAGGCCCCCGAGGGTGAGGACGTCGACTCGTACGGTTTCCTCTACCACTACGACCGGTCCTACGACAAGGCCCCCGTCAAGAACGCCGAGCGCCGTCTCCAGTCCCTCGACCGTGCCGCCTACaacgtcaccaccacccaggaCCCCGTCATCCAGGAATTGGCCGAGAAGAACGAGGCCACCATCTTCGCCACCTCGGATATCCTGTCCATGCTCATGTGCGCCCCCCGCAGTGTCTACTCTTGGGACATTGTCATCGTCCACCAGGGCAACAAGATCTACTTCGACAAGCGCGAAGGCGCCTCCCTGGACCTGGTCACCGTCAACGAGAACGCCGCCGACGCTCCCCTTGAACTGGCCGACTCCGCCAACAAGCAGGATGCCATCAACACCCCCAGCGCCCTGGCCATGGAGGCCACCTTCATCAACCACAACTTCGCCCTGCAGACCGTCGTTGAGTCCGAGGACAGCAAGGTCTCCCTGGCCCACCCCAACCCCTTCTACAACGCCGCCGAGGAGACCGAGCCCCTCGCCTCCAAGGCCTACAAGTACCGCCGCTTCGACCTGTCCCTGGAGCGCGATGACGAGCCCGTCAACATGATCGTCCGTACCGAGGTCGACGCCCTCATGAAGAACCCCGTCAACGGCGAGGACCAGCAGCTGCTTGTCAAGGCCCTCAACGAGTTCGACAGCAAGGCCCAGGGCTCCGGTGGTGCTCTCGACTGGCGCAGCAAGCTCTGGTCTCAGCGTGGTGCCGTTGTCGCTACTGAGATGAAGAACAACAGCGTCAAGCTCGCCCGCTGGACCACCCAGgccatcctcgccaaggCTGACGGCATGAAGCTGGGTTTCGTCTCCCGTGCTAACCCCCGCTCTGCCGCTGGTCACGTCGTTCTCGGTGTTGTCGGCTACAAGCCCCGTGATCTGGCTGCCCAGATGAACCTGAACCTCAGCAACGGTTGGGGTATCGTCCGTACTATTGTTGACCGTATCCGTGCCCTcgatgccgatgaggatgaggacaaGGTCACCAAGTACGTCCTTATCAAGGACCCCAACCGTCCTGTGCTGCGTCTGTACAGCGTCCCTGCTACCACctttgaggaggaagaggaggtcgctgctgaggagcaggagggtgctgaggaggaggctgaTGAGTAAACGGAAGCCACGTTATgatcttatcttcttctatctcATGTGCATATTGATTGTCCTTGCTTTCAAAAGTTAGTTACGAACGACGTCTCAACATAGAGTTTGTCCATTATGTTCTACAGATTATAATTCAATCGCGCGACGCACGCAGTCCAGTAGATTTCTACATCACTACCTACCTTGCAGTCACGTAAAGCAGACATTAAGTAGTAGATTCACACAAGCAAACTATAAGTAAACTACAAGTGGAATATTA includes the following:
- a CDS encoding hydrophobin family protein (COG:S;~EggNog:ENOG410Q1WN;~InterPro:IPR001338;~PFAM:PF01185;~SECRETED:SignalP(1-18);~go_component: GO:0009277 - fungal-type cell wall [Evidence IEA];~go_function: GO:0005199 - structural constituent of cell wall [Evidence IEA]), whose protein sequence is MQFTTALSILAIATTAVAVPAAQDSTASLESQVKEVAAQRGTSDGTISTVTEAQCVPPILCCGSLTTPLDPLVDPILLDLGIDASNIVGSIGLLCKDYDDSCSSEPQCCTEINLLNGLLALGCSTLEQ
- a CDS encoding GFA family protein (COG:S;~EggNog:ENOG410PYT7;~InterPro:IPR011057,IPR006913;~PFAM:PF04828;~go_function: GO:0016846 - carbon-sulfur lyase activity [Evidence IEA]), with amino-acid sequence MDLTTSTSSPTTAAPEPITGSCLCGGIQYEVTGEPMKRVMCHCENCRKFTGSSFMANSFMKESQLTIKSGESLIQSFKDTKVDSGNTLERRFCRVCGSPVYVTSSRAEGFVVVPSGTMDGEAGRKWRPEVEFWCKERREYLPVVEGTQALEMD
- a CDS encoding eukaryotic translation initiation factor 3 subunit D (COG:J;~EggNog:ENOG410PGSY;~InterPro:IPR007783;~PFAM:PF05091;~go_component: GO:0005737 - cytoplasm [Evidence IEA];~go_component: GO:0005852 - eukaryotic translation initiation factor 3 complex [Evidence IEA];~go_function: GO:0003743 - translation initiation factor activity [Evidence IEA]), translated to MAPISIADIVAALPAEDTWGPATASDNMLQGVPYAPFSKGDKLGRMADWTAESKDPNRAGRQAYNRNYRGIPYPNISSQAKTKQLTLFPPDQQVYGAGSSSLFAVQVAEDESSFSVVDNTRSSAKRTFGRGGGTVFRGRAQRGGAQRGGRAGFQRVGAGRGQGGDRYYDNRSGGRGNRGRRFGWKDYDKPQRTREPSVNVRPDWNMLEEVDFSRLSKLNLEAPEGEDVDSYGFLYHYDRSYDKAPVKNAERRLQSLDRAAYNVTTTQDPVIQELAEKNEATIFATSDILSMLMCAPRSVYSWDIVIVHQGNKIYFDKREGASLDLVTVNENAADAPLELADSANKQDAINTPSALAMEATFINHNFALQTVVESEDSKVSLAHPNPFYNAAEETEPLASKAYKYRRFDLSLERDDEPVNMIVRTEVDALMKNPVNGEDQQLLVKALNEFDSKAQGSGGALDWRSKLWSQRGAVVATEMKNNSVKLARWTTQAILAKADGMKLGFVSRANPRSAAGHVVLGVVGYKPRDLAAQMNLNLSNGWGIVRTIVDRIRALDADEDEDKVTKYVLIKDPNRPVLRLYSVPATTFEEEEEVAAEEQEGAEEEADE